In the genome of Urocitellus parryii isolate mUroPar1 chromosome 7, mUroPar1.hap1, whole genome shotgun sequence, the window GAGGAAGACATTATTACTAGTATCCTCTCTACCTTGTCTTATACCTCTCAGTTTCTTTCCTCTATAactattttgtctttaaatatgATAATATTCAAACGTTCTAGAAAATGGTCTTGCTTACTCTGCATACTGGTCAATTTAAGCAGTATCCACATTATTGTGACTACATATGCATTCTTCCCTGCAAAGTGAGGTCATTGTTTTGCTACCCGTCTTATGCAGCTTCTTgtttttccacttttcttttctttctttttttttttttttttttagctttaggtaaaatatctttattttatttttatgtggtgctgaggatcgaacccagtgcctcacgcatgccaagcgagtgcCTTACTatttgagccatatcctcagccccatttttccactttttaaaatttatttcctcattgtTTTTCATAGTCTTCATCAAGGCAGATATTCTGTCAAAGAAACTTCCCTTCTGGTGGCACTTTGTCCTCTTGAACCGGTCTAGACTTTTTTCTCAAACTTGTTTCTGGGTATCATCTTTAGACTTCCCCTGACTGGTTTCCTGTAATGGAGCCACTGCTTCCTATATCACTTTTTCTCTTCCACATTGGTTTAGCCCCTTGTTTTACTGGTGCACACACTCAAATAACTTCCTTAGAGTGGGTATTGACACTTTAGTTTTCTGAGTCTTCGCATGctttaatgtgtatttttaaattatactgatatttttatttttatttattttttgcagtgctggggattcaacccagggcctcaagcatgcaaggcaagcactccaccactgaactatatacctgacttttaacatgtatttttaacttttgtgattggtttatattttagttggatatagaattctagactgaaataatcttttcctctgaACTTTGAAGGCATTTACTTGATTGCTTTCTAGAATTCAGTACTGCAAATGCACAGTGATGGCTCATTTTATTCTCTATCCACATGCCTTCCCCAAATTTTTAGGCGTTTTTGGTATTCTGAagcttcattaaaaatatatctttttctttttctcatcaatttTGCTTGACATGAGTTTTGGAAACACGTTCTTTATCTTTGGAGAATTCTCTTCCTCTTTGATAAATTCTTCCATTTGGTTTCCGCCAGTCAGTATTTCTGAAACTTCTGTTAACTGATTATTTGAACTCCTGGATATAGTTTAAGATGTTTTTATGATAGTTCAGTTATGCTTATCAAGTGTGTCCCTTAACTTTCAAATTTGTTGCTGAGGAGAGAGGTCTCTGGAAAAGTTAATTGGGAGTCTTCAGTTAAGTTCATGAGATTAAGTATTTAAGATCAtgagactggggctggggttgtggctcagtggtagagtgcttgcctagcacatgtgaggcactgggttcaaacctcagcaccacataaaaatgaaataaagatattgtgtctacctacaactaaaaaataactatttttaaaaaagatcatgaGATTGAGTAAAGTCACCaggaaaataaagtaataaaataaaaaaagtcccAGTACTGAGGTCTGAAGAATTCTAGCATGGAAAACgtagagggagaaggaggaatcaGCAAAGGAGACAGAGGGTGGCCCCTGAGGTAGGAGAAAAGCTAGGAAAGTGTCACTCCAAAGGAGTGTTTCGGAGAAGCAGCCTTGTGTATGAaagttcctcagaaaattaaaaataggtctACCATCTGATCCAACAGTCCCACTTCTGGATGTGTTGGAAAGAcacctgcatacccatgttcattgcagcactattcacagtagccaagatatAGAAGTAACCAAAGCGTCCCTCAGCAGttgaatggaaaaggaaaatacagtATACACACACAGtcgaatattattcagccttcaaaagaaagaaactctttgTACAACAATATGAATGATTCTGGGGATATTAcactgaatgaaataagccaggcacagaaagacaaataccacacaTGTATCTCACTTACATGTAGAGTCTAAAAAAGTTGGTTCCATAGAAATAAAGAGTTGAATAGTGGACTGGGGCTTGTAAGAAGGGGCTGGAGAAATGTTGGCCAAAGTGTACAGTTACGATGAGTAAGTTCAAAAAATTCACATACAACATGATCACCCTAGTTAATAACAATATGTTGAATACATTAAAAATCGCTAGGagagggactgaggttgtggctcagtagtagagtgcttgcctagcacatgtgaggcactgggttcgatcctagcaccacataaaaaattaattaattaattaaaggtattgtgtccatctacaactaaaaaataaaatatttttaaaatatagctagGAGAGATTTCAAGTGTTTCACCACAAAAATTAGTAAGTATATGAGGGAATACATGTACTCGACATAGCCATTTCCCAATGCTGCAGTGAATTCAGGAGTACAGATATCTCTTGGACATAacagatttcatttcctttgcgtatatacccagaagtaggattgctggatcacatgctaattttttttggaggaaatTCCATACTGTTCTCCagaatttacattcctaccaacaatgtacaaaGGGTTCCgttttctccatatctttgccagcactcatctttcattttttttatcatagccattctaacaggtggGAGGTGATACCAcattgtggttttagtttgtatttccttGTGTATTAGTGAATTTCTACATACTGTTTAGTTACCCCATTTTTAAGAATCTACTgcataaatataactaaaaaggaaacagaaaattacTTACAGAGCAACCAGCTTAATACTCAACTGTTCTCAATATTGTATGTTCCCTTCTAGTTCGTGTCTCtatgaatatttacttttatatacttGTGATCAATCACAGCATAATATTGTTTTCActggcatttaaaatattatattaaatatttttcttttttttgtatttgtcttCCTAGCTAAGAGGTGGAGCTTGCTTTCATTTCAACCTCTTTCAGTTAGCTGGCCAGCTAAGCTCATGAGTGGGAATAAGTGGGGGAATGGGAAGAGAATAAAGGATATAAAGGTGCTGACTGAGCCTGCCACAGTTCCATCTGCCCATTCCTCTTGACACCCTGCTGTCACCTTGCAAGGATATATTTGGTAAGGTAGCATGGCCAGTGTTAGGGGTTTAGAATACATTGTTTAGCAATGAGTCTTAACTCACAGTAAAGATGTTTTTCCTGGACTTATGGTGAGACTACTTAGtagtaggcgagcactctactactaagccactaATACAcaaggaaatgcaaactaaaaccacaacTCATTCTAAGTTGAAAATAGGCTAAGTTGAAATGCATTTAACTCACCAAACCTACCAAGATAATAAAGCCTAACAGTTTTAGGTTAGCCAACCTGAAACATGCTGAGAACACTTACATTAGAATAAAGCcaggcaaaatcatctaacacaaagACTATTTTATAGTAAAGTGTTGAATATCACTAATTTATTGAATTCCTTACTAAAAGTGAAAagcaactttttttctgaatggTTGTATGGATATACTTTCACATCAACATGAGTTgaaccatctttagttggggatGTCTGTACTTGAAGGAGACTCCACTGGCAGGTGTCTTTCAGGGGCTTACATCATTGCCACTTTACTTCTTCCCTTGAGTACCCTGAGGAAGTATGTTGGACTGGAGAGTAGGCACTTATGGAAGGTGTGAGAGGCCACGAACCAGCCCAGGTTTAGTCTGATGTGTCTGTGATGCATTTTAGCAGCTCTCTTTAAATGTTCCCTCTGTTTCTTATATTTCTGAAGTGATGTGCACACAGAAGAGAGAGCCTTAAAGAACAGATACAGATgtagttttaagaaagaaaaaagagggctggggctgtagctcagtggcagagcgcttgcctggcatgtgtgaggcactgggttcgatccttagcaccacatataaataaacaaaataaaggcattctgttttacaactacaaaaatatatatatttttaaaaagaaaaagaatagatgtAATGAAAAATACAACTGGATTGTATATTTCATAATGCGCTAGATGTAGTTCATAAATAAACTTTGGTttgctatttgaaaaaaaattggggctggggatgtggctcaggcggtagcgcgctcgcctggcatgcgtgcggcccgggttcgatcctcagcaccacatacaaagatgttgtgtccgccgagaactaaaaaataaatattaaaattctttctctctctctccctctctcactctctctttaaaaaaaattgaatagttAGGTACATTTTTGAGAAGAACCAGATTGAGATTTAGAACCAAAAGGAAGGAATTCATTAAATTATAGCTAGAAATAATTTGTTCTATTCTGTTGGAGTTCTCTCCATCTTCAGAACCAAAAAATGATTGAaggtagaaagaagaaaggaagggagaggggaaagaagcggggaaggaggaaagaagacaggaGAGCCTGAATTGAGTGGTATTTTAGGAATGGCAGATGCTGCTGTGATAATGAGTCCTTGACTTGCATATATGCCTGTTGGGCCATAACTTTTGTTATCTTGCAGTGTTTATCATAATCCTTCCCAGGATGACTTCATTCTAGAGAGCTGTTGttactaaaatatttcattgcatagtggttttaatcttcattttataagaaaaattaaatagatctTTTCTTCATTGAGTAATTCAGTATGATGCAAGTGAGGCATCTAGATACCTAAAAGTATCAAAAGTCTGTTGTGGTACTCAGTCTCTGTCCCAGGAGCTTAGTTTGAAAGAGTTACCTTAAAAATCATAGTTTCTGTACATTAATATGACAGCTTGGCCTTTATTATATCAAAGTTTCAAAAGGACTTAGTGGTAGGTGCTTAGCAAGGTAAGCTACCCGCCTGTACATCATCACTTCCGAGTCAGGTGTTTAGATTGGTGGCTGTTCCTTTTCCCTAGCAATCTGGGTAGTGGGTTGGAGCATCTGGGTCAGGCTGGGTTCTAAATCTGCTGCCTGTCTGGGGAGGGGGGCATTCTCCCACACCTGCTTTCTATTCTGAAGACACCTGGAGATTGATGATCACTTCTGGGATCCTTTGTTAGCAGGATTGCAACAGTCAGCCTTGATGGTCTTTGCATGTGTTAAATAGGTCAAGAGTTTTCATTTCCCCGTCACTTCTAATATTAGTCTTCAATTCCAGAGCACAAACAAGAATGGTTTCTGGGTTTTTACCctagaatattttttatgtgtCTGTGATACAACatagatgaaaataaagaaataattctttatatttcccATTATAAATATACTAAATTCTGTATCATTTCAATGTCATATAAATCcctttaatatttataactattCCATAGATATTCATAATACACCCTTATCCCATTCATTCTTATTTCTCTGTGACTCCAAATAGCATACCATTTCCAGTGGTGTTAAAATTGATACATCATTGGTCTGATCAGTTTCTGCTTAGTATCATTGTGTCTTCTAATTACTACCCCTCCCCTCTAATACTAAGATTAAACTCATTGATTTCTTAAACAGAGTTGTGCTCAGTCAAATACATTAATGATACCTTCTGCAagttttttttgagaaatgctcAATAAacttgtattttgtcaaatggctATTGTTTATTTGCCAACATTGTATCAGTTTATATGTATTAAATTGCAAGTTAAAGAAAAACTGTTCCATAGTGACTTATATGAAGCATAAACATTGGCTGGTGTAGCTGAAAGACCAGCAACAGGGCATCTGTATTGCAGCTCAACAATGCCAATAAAAATTTGGCTTCCTTCTTTCTATCTTGCTGTCTGCAGTCCCAGTTTCCTCTTACAAGGGCAAAGTGGTTGCAAGCCATTCCATATTCATACGCTTTCTTACTGATATCCAGTGATGTTTGACAGCCTGCCCTGAAAACCTTTCTTGTGCCCATTGATATTAATACACTGTGTGCCCCTGTTTTGTGCCAGCAACTGTAGCTGGCGATAGGATTGTCTGAGTAGCTCAGACTGAGAGTCAGCTTTCCCAAGTGGGTAGGGCTGTGGGAGGAGATAGAGAAACCCCAACAGGAAGTGGGTAATAGGAGgaaatggttgaaaggtgatagCCATATCATTCACTATGCCATGTGTTTGGATGTCATTCCATTATAAAAGTTCTTGCTTTTCtggtgtttttcttcatttttttccttctgtctttagGGGCTGTTTCAACAACCAAACGGACAGGCATTCCAGCTCCCCGAGAACTCTCAGTAACTGTCTCAAGAGAGAGGTCTGTGCCACGTGGTCCCTCCAACCCAAGGAAATCTGGGTCCAGTCCAACTTCCTCCTGTACCCCGACCCCTACCAAGCACCTGAGGACCACTTCAGCAAAATCCAAGCAAGAGAATGAAGGTGGAGAAAAAGCTGTTCTTGAGTCTCAAGTTCGGGAACTTCTGGCAGAAGCCAAAGCCAAAGACAGTGAAATCAACAGGCTTCGAAGTGAACTAAAGAAATGTAAGGAGAGAAGGGCCCTGAGCACTGAGGGGACTGATGCTTCGGACCCAAGTGTTGATGGGATATCAGCCCCACCAGGTGACACAGAAGCTTTATTAAGAGCCCTTGAGGAGAAGAACAAAATCTTTCAGAAAGAGCTTGCTGACCTAGAGGAAGAAAATAGGGCCTTGAAGGAGAAACTGACTTACCTCGAGCAGTCACCAAATTCTGAAGGGGTAGCAAGTCACATTGGTGACAGCAGCTGCCCAACATCCATAACTCAAGAGTCAAGCTTTGGCAGTCCAACTGGAAATGAGCTGTCAAGTGAAATTGAAGAgtataaaaaaaacacacatggaaATACACTGCGGACATCAGGGTCCTCGAGCAGCGATGTTACCAAAGCTTCCTTGTCACCAGATGCCTCTGATTTTGAGCACATCACTGCAGATACCCCGTCTCGGCCCTTGTCCTCCACTAGCAACCCTTTTAAGAGCTCCAAGTGTTCCCCTACTGGGAGTTCCCCAAATAACGCCAGCGAGCTGTCCCTGGCTTCCCTCACAGAGAAGATACACAAGATGGAAGAAAATCAGCACAGCACTGCAGAAGAGCTGCAGGCTACTCTGCAAGAGTTATCAGACCAGCAGCAAATGGTGCAGGAACTGACAGCCGAGAACGAGAAACTGGTGGACGAGAAGACGATTTTAGAGACATCATTTCACCAGCATCGAGAAAGGGCAGAGCAGCTAAGTCAAGAAAATGAGAAACTGATAAACCTTTTACAAGAGCGAGTGAAGAATGAAGAGCCCAATGCCCAAGGAGGGAAAATCCTGGAGCTGGAGCAGAAGTGCACAGATATTCTTGAGAAGAGCCGCTTTGAAAGAGAGAAGTTGCTCAATATTCAGCAGCAGTTGACCTGTAGCTTACGGAAGGTTGAGGAAGAAAACCAAGGAGCTTTAGACACGATTAAGCacctaaaggaagaaaatgaaaaacttaatGGGTTTCTAGAACTAGAGCGGTGTAATAATAGTGTGATGGCCAAAACTTTGGAAGAATGTAGAGTTACCTTGGAAGGCTTGAAGACGGAGAATGGGTCCTTGAAGTCTCATTTGGAGGGAGAAAAGCAAAAAACTATGGAGACCAGTAGTAGTACCCTGGGGCAGACAGCAGAGAACTGTAAAGTCCAGGAAATGTTGGAAGTGGCTCGAGCTGAAAAAGATCAACTGGAACTGTCTTGCACAGAGCTCAGACAAGAATTGCTAAAGGCAAATGGTGAAATTAAACATGTTTCAAGCCTGCTAGCCAAGGTAAGAATAGGTGTCGCTTACCTGGTATTTGTTCATCCTTACTAACGTTTCTCTCCTTGACCTTAAAGTTGCAAAGAGAATCATTTGTTCTGTTACTTTCATTCATGAACCTAGCATTCTAAATGCTTGAAGATCTGTGATTCCAGATGGACTGGTATTgagattcaaaaggaaatatcCAAATTTCTGACTACAGGCAGTTGAAAGGATAATGGGGATATAGTAAATCACATCAAATGGCAGGATGTATTGATAAAGAATttcatagggctggggaatgtagttcaatggtagatgcttccttagcatgcatgaggccctggtttccatcgcATACCgaaggaaaaaaagtttctgcTGAGGCTGCAGTCTAGTGCAGAGGAGGGACACGAGAATAATATGGGAGGGGGGCAGGGCAGGAGTAGTGCAGAAGTAGTACTTCCTGGAAAAGTGACACCTAAGCTGAGGCTTGACGATTGAGTTATCTAAGTCTATCATCATGAGTTTAGCTATTAGTAACAGTTAAAATTGTCCCCAATTTTCCCAGCAAGAAATGATACAgccacgggctggggttgtggctcagtggtagaatgctcacctagtatgggtgaggcactgggttcaatcctcaaacccacataaacataaataaataaaaataaaggcattgtgttcacctacacctaaaaaaatatttaaaaaataatacaaccactattttaatattttcttccaaatatatatatgcatatatcatgaatttaaaaaaaattaagggctgggggcATAGGTCAATGATAgaatgcatgagaccctgggctTTCATCTTCAGCACTGtagaaaataacatttagaaCCATCCTGCACATGTTATTAACTTTTCTTTGTTGCACTTAACATTTTCTGAGCATATTCTCCCCATCAATTATTCTTttaggtattattttaaataccagATAGTACTTTATTatataactatcttatattcaCTAGTCCTGTGTTATTAAACATATGTGTtttattggatattttttttctggtctttcACTagtgtaaatacatttttttgtctctctctgattatttcttcaggaaaaatTCCTAGACGTTGACTTGGTGAGTCAGAgagtataaacattttaaagactttcaACACATTCAGCCAGATTGCCCTCCAGAAATATTATGCCAATCTGTTCCCACGAGCAGTTCATGAGAGCACTTGTTTCCCTGAGcccttgccaacacttggtattaaattatgtcattcaaatctgttaatcatttcctttaaaaatattttatttttacct includes:
- the Specc1 gene encoding cytospin-B isoform X3: MRSAAKPWSPVVKAGSHGPERARPLPTASSGMRSSKSSTSLAFESRLSKLKRASSEDMLNKPGSTTSSGVVRLKKTSTAGAISELAESRLRTNTGAVSTTKRTGIPAPRELSVTVSRERSVPRGPSNPRKSGSSPTSSCTPTPTKHLRTTSAKSKQENEGGEKAVLESQVRELLAEAKAKDSEINRLRSELKKCKERRALSTEGTDASDPSVDGISAPPGDTEALLRALEEKNKIFQKELADLEEENRALKEKLTYLEQSPNSEGVASHIGDSSCPTSITQESSFGSPTGNELSSEIEEYKKNTHGNTLRTSGSSSSDVTKASLSPDASDFEHITADTPSRPLSSTSNPFKSSKCSPTGSSPNNASELSLASLTEKIHKMEENQHSTAEELQATLQELSDQQQMVQELTAENEKLVDEKTILETSFHQHRERAEQLSQENEKLINLLQERVKNEEPNAQGGKILELEQKCTDILEKSRFEREKLLNIQQQLTCSLRKVEEENQGALDTIKHLKEENEKLNGFLELERCNNSVMAKTLEECRVTLEGLKTENGSLKSHLEGEKQKTMETSSSTLGQTAENCKVQEMLEVARAEKDQLELSCTELRQELLKANGEIKHVSSLLAKMEKDYSYLKEICDHQAEQLSRTSLKLQEKASESDAEIKDMKETIFELEDQVEQHRAVKLHNNQLISELESNVIKLEEQKSDLERQLKTLTKQIKEETEEWRRFQADLQTAVVVANDIKCEAQQELRSVKRRLLEEEEKNARLQKELGDMQGHSRWVMGGAPPPAVNEESEPSEVEAAGRWHGVYVTRTAPAPAESATTVKSLIKSFDLGRSGGTGQNISVHKTPRSPLSGIPVRTTPAAAVSPMQRHSTYSSLRPANKGVTQRLDLPDLPLSDLLKGRAEDLKPDPYLRKSPSLESLSRPPSLGFGSTRLLSASTGGLKPPSKLSVERRDPLAALAREYGGSKRNALLKWCQKKTEGYANIDITNFSSSWSDGLAFCALLHTYLPAHIPYHELNSQEKELSEMLYTDRPDWQSVMQYVAQIYKYFET
- the Specc1 gene encoding cytospin-B isoform X5, encoding MRSAAKPWSPVVKAGSHGPERARPLPTASSGMRSSKSSTSLAFESRLSKLKRASSEDMLNKPGSTTSSGVVRLKKTSTAGAISELAESRLRTNTGAVSTTKRTGIPAPRELSVTVSRERSVPRGPSNPRKSGSSPTSSCTPTPTKHLRTTSAKSKQENEGGEKAVLESQVRELLAEAKAKDSEINRLRSELKKCKERRALSTEGTDASDPSVDGISAPPGDTEALLRALEEKNKIFQKELADLEEENRALKEKLTYLEQSPNSEGVASHIGDSSCPTSITQESSFGSPTGNELSSEIEEYKKNTHGNTLRTSGSSSSDVTKASLSPDASDFEHITADTPSRPLSSTSNPFKSSKCSPTGSSPNNASELSLASLTEKIHKMEENQHSTAEELQATLQELSDQQQMVQELTAENEKLVDEKTILETSFHQHRERAEQLSQENEKLINLLQERVKNEEPNAQGGKILELEQKCTDILEKSRFEREKLLNIQQQLTCSLRKVEEENQGALDTIKHLKEENEKLNGFLELERCNNSVMAKTLEECRVTLEGLKTENGSLKSHLEGEKQKTMETSSSTLGQTAENCKVQEMLEVARAEKDQLELSCTELRQELLKANGEIKHVSSLLAKMEKDYSYLKEICDHQAEQLSRTSLKLQEKASESDAEIKDMKETIFELEDQVEQHRAVKLHNNQLISELESNVIKLEEQKSDLERQLKTLTKQIKEETEEWRRFQADLQTAVVVANDIKCEAQQELRSVKRRLLEEEEKNARLQKELGDMQGHSSSMVSVS
- the Specc1 gene encoding cytospin-B isoform X4, translated to MRSAAKPWSPVVKAGSHGPERARPLPTASSGMRSSKSSTSLAFESRLSKLKRASSEDMLNKPGSTTSSGVVRLKKTSTAGAISELAESRLRTNTGAVSTTKRTGIPAPRELSVTVSRERSVPRGPSNPRKSGSSPTSSCTPTPTKHLRTTSAKSKQENEGGEKAVLESQVRELLAEAKAKDSEINRLRSELKKCKERRALSTEGTDASDPSVDGISAPPGDTEALLRALEEKNKIFQKELADLEEENRALKEKLTYLEQSPNSEGVASHIGDSSCPTSITQESSFGSPTGNELSSEIEEYKKNTHGNTLRTSGSSSSDVTKASLSPDASDFEHITADTPSRPLSSTSNPFKSSKCSPTGSSPNNASELSLASLTEKIHKMEENQHSTAEELQATLQELSDQQQMVQELTAENEKLVDEKTILETSFHQHRERAEQLSQENEKLINLLQERVKNEEPNAQGGKILELEQKCTDILEKSRFEREKLLNIQQQLTCSLRKVEEENQGALDTIKHLKEENEKLNGFLELERCNNSVMAKTLEECRVTLEGLKTENGSLKSHLEGEKQKTMETSSSTLGQTAENCKVQEMLEVARAEKDQLELSCTELRQELLKANGEIKHVSSLLAKMEKDYSYLKEICDHQAEQLSRTSLKLQEKASESDAEIKDMKETIFELEDQVEQHRAVKLHNNQLISELESNVIKLEEQKSDLERQLKTLTKQIKEETEEWRRFQADLQTAVVVANDIKCEAQQELRSVKRRLLEEEEKNARLQKELGDMQGHSRWVMGGAPPPAVNEESEPSEVEAAGRWHGVYVTRTAPAPAESATTVKSLIKSFDLGRSGGTGQNISVHKTPRSPLSGIPVRTTPAAAVSPMQRHSTYSSLRPANKGVTQRLDLPDLPLSDLLKGRAEDLKPDPYLRKSPSLESLSRPPSLGFGSTRLLSASTGGLKPPSKLSVERRDPLAALAREYGGSKRNALLKWCQKKTEGYAKKNLLLAFEAAESVGIKPSLELSEMLYTDRPDWQSVMQYVAQIYKYFET